One part of the Francisella adeliensis genome encodes these proteins:
- a CDS encoding glutamine--tRNA ligase/YqeY domain fusion protein → MDNKTITNKTNFIKNIIKKDLGTKKISSVLTRFPPEPNGYLHIGHAKSICLNFGIANEFTGKCNLRFDDTNPEKEDIEYIKAIEEDVNWLGFQWENTPHFASEYFEKMYEIAITLIKKDKAFVCDLSADEVREYRGTLKEGGKNSPYRDRSVEENLKLFEAMKNGEFEAGSKTLRAKIDMSSGNINMRDPALYRIKFAHHPKTGDKWCIYPMYSFAHPLEDAIEEITHSLCTLEFQDQRPFYEWIVTEAEFELKPQQIEFSRLNLNYTITSKRKLKHLVDNKLVNGWDDPRMPTIKGFRRRGYTPESIVNFCETVGISKQDSIIDMSILEESIRNDLNKNALRKNAVLEPLKVTIKDMPTQTLNVPNHPQNPDFGRRDITISDTIYIDNEDFVFELEKGMKKLSPNGRIRLMNAFVLDCEEVITNQAGKVTELICSYLPETLGGKKPDDGIKPKGILHWVDANNCIDAEVRIYDRLFNTENPSSDENLETSINPNSFLLTKNAKVEKSLKDANAEERFQFNRIGYFVTDREDHSKDKPVFNRTVTLRNTWDENK, encoded by the coding sequence ATGGATAATAAAACCATCACAAATAAAACTAACTTCATTAAAAATATAATAAAAAAAGATCTTGGGACAAAAAAGATCTCTAGTGTACTAACAAGATTTCCCCCAGAGCCAAATGGCTATTTACATATTGGTCATGCTAAATCAATCTGTTTGAATTTTGGTATCGCCAATGAATTTACTGGAAAATGTAACTTACGATTTGATGATACTAACCCAGAAAAAGAAGATATAGAATATATCAAAGCCATCGAAGAGGATGTTAATTGGCTTGGGTTTCAGTGGGAAAACACCCCTCACTTTGCATCAGAATACTTCGAAAAAATGTATGAAATAGCTATTACCCTCATTAAAAAAGATAAAGCTTTTGTCTGTGACTTATCTGCTGATGAAGTTCGCGAATATCGAGGAACACTTAAAGAAGGCGGCAAAAACAGCCCATATAGAGATAGATCTGTAGAAGAGAATTTGAAACTCTTTGAAGCAATGAAAAATGGTGAATTTGAAGCTGGCAGTAAAACACTAAGAGCAAAAATAGATATGAGCTCAGGTAACATAAACATGCGTGACCCTGCACTTTATAGGATAAAATTTGCACATCATCCTAAAACTGGTGATAAATGGTGCATATATCCAATGTATAGTTTTGCTCACCCTCTTGAAGATGCTATTGAAGAGATAACTCATTCACTTTGTACTCTTGAGTTTCAAGATCAAAGACCTTTCTACGAATGGATTGTAACTGAAGCAGAATTTGAATTAAAGCCACAACAAATAGAGTTCTCAAGGTTAAACTTAAACTACACAATCACGAGTAAAAGAAAGTTAAAGCATTTGGTTGATAACAAGCTTGTTAATGGCTGGGATGATCCGCGCATGCCAACCATAAAAGGCTTTCGTCGTAGAGGTTATACTCCAGAATCTATAGTTAATTTCTGTGAAACTGTTGGTATATCTAAACAAGATTCAATTATAGATATGTCAATTTTAGAAGAATCCATAAGAAATGATCTAAACAAAAATGCCCTTAGAAAAAATGCTGTGCTTGAGCCACTAAAAGTAACTATCAAAGATATGCCAACACAAACATTAAATGTGCCAAACCATCCTCAAAACCCTGATTTTGGTAGAAGAGATATTACTATATCAGATACAATTTATATTGATAATGAAGACTTTGTATTTGAGTTAGAAAAAGGTATGAAAAAACTAAGTCCTAATGGTAGGATTCGCTTAATGAATGCTTTTGTTCTTGATTGTGAAGAGGTAATTACTAATCAAGCTGGAAAGGTCACTGAGCTCATTTGTAGCTATTTACCAGAAACACTTGGTGGTAAAAAACCAGATGACGGTATAAAGCCTAAAGGTATTCTTCACTGGGTTGATGCTAACAACTGTATTGATGCAGAAGTAAGAATATATGACAGACTATTTAATACTGAAAACCCAAGTTCGGATGAAAACCTTGAAACTAGTATCAATCCTAATTCTTTCTTATTAACCAAAAATGCTAAAGTAGAAAAATCTCTAAAAGATGCTAATGCCGAAGAACGCTTCCAATTTAATAGGATTGGATATTTTGTCACAGACAGAGAAGATCATTCAAAGGATAAACCAGTATTTAACAGAACTGTAACCCTTAGAAATACTTGGGATGAAAATAAATAG
- a CDS encoding OmpA family protein yields the protein MKLKKIVLATSVLLGTFTASFAADAVADTDTSMTTDVSSTMDKPEASSVSDNSIITPFASTYSSITNENDTWGPQDRTGQWYLGVGASGLADSGNSPSGGAANFLLGYNINKYFAVQYNQMVGKHFAGIGEGVLNLSNSTMFTPYAAAGAGWGNLSGQATGAWDVGGGLKFELSRHVQASVDYRYIQTMAPVGTGSNAMGATNNIGAGLTWFFGGDENAQNTSAIQDNGAKTAAETIPTVDESKYTLPEGIQQCEGNFNLTKDGVACYTVDGDDVTVYLDTKFAYDSTDLNTKGKDAIASFVKFVKGSDIASVTVKGYASQGQTGGEFEIYNQKLSEKRAEAVADYMENLGLASDKIDTKGFGYYDTLEGVDKTDTANQRVQASVSAPLKKS from the coding sequence ATGAAACTTAAGAAAATAGTTCTAGCTACTTCAGTGCTTTTGGGTACTTTTACAGCTTCTTTCGCTGCTGATGCAGTAGCTGATACTGATACTAGTATGACAACTGATGTATCATCTACAATGGATAAGCCAGAGGCTTCTAGTGTTAGTGATAATTCTATTATTACTCCATTTGCTAGCACTTATAGCTCTATAACGAATGAGAATGATACTTGGGGTCCTCAGGATAGAACAGGTCAATGGTATCTAGGTGTAGGTGCTAGTGGTCTTGCGGATAGTGGTAACTCCCCTTCAGGTGGTGCAGCTAATTTCCTTTTAGGTTATAACATCAATAAATATTTTGCTGTTCAATATAATCAAATGGTAGGTAAGCATTTTGCTGGTATAGGTGAAGGTGTCCTTAATCTGAGTAATAGTACTATGTTTACTCCATATGCTGCTGCTGGTGCTGGTTGGGGTAATTTATCAGGTCAAGCAACTGGTGCTTGGGATGTTGGTGGTGGTCTTAAATTTGAACTATCAAGACATGTTCAGGCAAGTGTTGACTATAGATATATTCAAACAATGGCTCCAGTGGGCACAGGCTCTAATGCTATGGGTGCTACAAATAATATTGGTGCTGGTTTAACTTGGTTCTTTGGTGGTGATGAGAATGCTCAAAATACATCAGCGATACAAGATAACGGTGCTAAGACTGCTGCAGAAACAATCCCTACAGTTGATGAGAGTAAATATACTCTTCCAGAAGGTATTCAACAATGCGAAGGTAACTTCAACTTAACTAAAGATGGAGTAGCTTGCTATACTGTTGATGGTGATGATGTTACTGTTTATTTAGATACTAAATTTGCGTATGATAGCACTGATCTAAATACTAAAGGCAAAGATGCGATAGCTTCTTTTGTTAAATTTGTGAAAGGTAGTGATATTGCTTCTGTAACTGTTAAAGGTTATGCTTCACAAGGTCAAACTGGTGGCGAGTTTGAAATCTATAACCAGAAACTTTCTGAGAAAAGAGCAGAAGCTGTTGCAGATTACATGGAAAACCTAGGTCTAGCTTCTGATAAGATTGATACTAAAGGTTTTGGTTACTACGATACTCTAGAAGGTGTTGATAAAACTGATACTGCTAACCAACGTGTACAAGCTAGTGTTTCAGCTCCTTTGAAGAAATCTTAA
- the glpX gene encoding class II fructose-bisphosphatase, which produces MNRKVALEAVRITELAALASWGQMGRGDKIAADQAAVDAMRKAFNDVDIDGTVVIGEGELDEAPMLYIGEKVGAGGCKVDIALDPLEGTTITSKGGANALTVLAMADEGGFLNAPDVYMEKIAVGGITAPKGIVDLDDSVTDNLKRIAEYKGVHMSALVVCTMDRPRHASIIKEARECGARVILIDDGDVSGVIATATEGSGIDVFIGTGGAPEGVLSAAALKCLGGQMQARLVFHDDAEIKRAHKWGITDLDKKYDIDDLASGDIIFAATGVTDGNMLQGVKRIKSPLRGSFAVTHSVVMRSTTKTVRHITAEHSFDFKDGVENFMS; this is translated from the coding sequence ATGAACAGAAAAGTAGCACTTGAAGCAGTAAGAATAACAGAGTTGGCAGCATTAGCTTCTTGGGGACAAATGGGTCGAGGTGATAAGATAGCTGCTGATCAGGCGGCTGTTGATGCAATGAGAAAGGCTTTTAATGACGTTGATATTGATGGTACTGTAGTTATTGGTGAAGGTGAGCTGGATGAAGCTCCTATGCTGTATATTGGTGAGAAAGTTGGTGCTGGTGGCTGTAAGGTTGATATAGCTTTGGATCCACTTGAAGGAACTACAATCACATCTAAAGGTGGTGCTAATGCGCTAACTGTATTGGCAATGGCTGATGAAGGTGGTTTCTTAAATGCTCCAGATGTTTATATGGAGAAAATTGCTGTAGGTGGCATTACTGCTCCTAAAGGCATAGTTGATCTTGATGATTCTGTGACAGATAATCTAAAAAGAATTGCTGAGTATAAAGGAGTTCATATGTCAGCGTTAGTTGTATGTACTATGGACAGACCAAGGCATGCAAGTATTATTAAAGAAGCTCGTGAATGTGGAGCTAGAGTAATACTTATAGATGATGGCGATGTTTCTGGAGTTATAGCTACAGCTACGGAAGGTTCTGGTATAGATGTGTTTATAGGTACAGGTGGTGCTCCTGAAGGTGTGTTATCTGCTGCTGCTTTAAAGTGTCTAGGTGGACAAATGCAAGCAAGACTTGTTTTCCATGATGATGCTGAAATTAAAAGAGCACATAAGTGGGGTATTACAGATCTTGATAAAAAATACGATATAGATGATCTTGCTTCAGGTGATATTATATTCGCTGCAACAGGTGTAACTGACGGTAATATGCTTCAAGGTGTAAAGCGTATTAAAAGCCCACTTCGTGGTTCTTTTGCAGTTACTCATAGTGTAGTAATGCGTTCTACAACAAAAACTGTAAGACATATTACAGCAGAGCACAGCTTTGATTTTAAAGATGGTGTTGAGAACTTCATGTCTTAA